The following proteins are encoded in a genomic region of Actinomadura sp. NAK00032:
- a CDS encoding DUF3466 family protein: MSISTLLRRSATVAAATALAASAVTAPAHAGERATTYTYVDLGSVPGYASSIANDVNAGGVVVGSADNAVVWQDGEIGRLPMITALGVNDAGRIVGSAYSGASNEPAHAVVYRDGELVDLGAPYGGANGSTALAVNESDTVAGTFREAGQPVRAAVWDADGAMRRLPGLGGVSYGTESQAAAINEGGQVVGTAVTKSGAKRAVIWENGTVRDLGTLGGGGYPGTRALDVNDQGTVVGDSQKLTGHLHAVRWSDGKITDLGTLGGPASFAGGINNRGQIVGLSDTDSSGGAGRRAFIWEDGKMTDLNKVTVNLPKGTVLYNATAISDDGVIVGTASPRAFMLVPND; this comes from the coding sequence ATGTCGATAAGCACACTCTTGCGCCGTTCCGCCACCGTCGCCGCCGCGACCGCCCTGGCCGCCTCCGCGGTCACCGCGCCCGCCCACGCCGGTGAGCGGGCGACGACCTACACCTACGTCGATCTCGGATCCGTGCCCGGTTACGCCTCCAGCATCGCCAACGACGTGAACGCCGGCGGTGTGGTGGTCGGCTCGGCCGACAACGCCGTGGTCTGGCAGGACGGTGAGATCGGCAGGCTGCCCATGATCACCGCGCTGGGCGTCAACGACGCCGGGCGCATCGTGGGCAGCGCCTACAGCGGTGCCTCGAACGAGCCCGCGCACGCCGTGGTGTACCGCGACGGCGAGCTGGTCGACCTCGGCGCCCCCTACGGCGGCGCGAACGGCAGCACCGCGCTCGCCGTCAACGAGTCCGACACCGTGGCTGGAACGTTCCGCGAGGCCGGGCAGCCGGTCCGCGCCGCCGTCTGGGACGCCGACGGCGCGATGCGCCGCCTGCCCGGCCTCGGCGGCGTCTCCTACGGCACCGAGAGCCAGGCCGCGGCGATCAACGAGGGGGGCCAGGTCGTCGGCACCGCCGTGACGAAGTCGGGGGCGAAGCGGGCCGTCATCTGGGAGAACGGCACGGTGCGCGACCTCGGCACCCTGGGCGGCGGCGGGTACCCCGGCACCCGCGCCCTCGACGTCAACGACCAGGGCACGGTCGTCGGCGACTCGCAGAAGCTCACGGGCCACCTGCACGCCGTCAGGTGGAGCGACGGGAAGATCACCGACCTCGGCACCCTCGGCGGGCCCGCCAGCTTCGCGGGCGGGATCAACAACCGGGGCCAGATCGTCGGCCTCTCCGACACCGACTCCAGCGGGGGCGCCGGGCGCCGCGCCTTCATCTGGGAGGACGGGAAGATGACCGACCTGAACAAGGTCACCGTGAACCTGCCCAAGGGGACCGTCCTCTACAACGCCACGGCGATCAGCGACGACGGCGTCATCGTCGGCACGGCCTCGCCCCGCGCCTTCATGCTCGTCCCCAACGACTGA
- a CDS encoding alpha/beta hydrolase — MRFTAETSSGGVIERDFTVDGVPGVLWSAGSGRAPLVLLGHGGGNHKKSPAMSGRARLLVEGCGFHVAVLDAPGHGDRPRTAHDEEEIAALYRAREAGEPEGPVVVRYNAHLAERAVPEYRAALDALQRLPEIGADGPVGYFGLNMGTAVGVPLTAADSRITAGVFGLHWPDRLAEAAKRITVPVEFAIQWDDEHIPRQAALALFDAFASAEKTLHANVGKHKELPRFEADSAVRFFARHLGRA; from the coding sequence TTGCGATTCACTGCCGAGACGTCGTCCGGCGGCGTCATCGAACGCGACTTCACCGTGGACGGCGTCCCCGGTGTGCTCTGGTCGGCCGGCAGCGGCCGCGCGCCGCTCGTGCTGCTGGGCCACGGCGGCGGCAACCACAAGAAGTCCCCGGCGATGTCGGGCCGCGCGCGCCTCCTCGTGGAGGGCTGCGGCTTCCACGTCGCCGTCCTCGACGCCCCCGGGCACGGCGACCGGCCGCGCACGGCGCACGACGAGGAGGAGATCGCCGCGCTGTACCGGGCGCGGGAGGCGGGCGAGCCGGAGGGCCCGGTCGTCGTCCGCTACAACGCCCACCTGGCGGAGCGCGCCGTGCCGGAGTACCGGGCGGCGCTGGACGCCCTCCAGCGGCTCCCCGAGATCGGCGCCGACGGGCCGGTCGGCTACTTCGGGCTGAACATGGGCACGGCGGTGGGCGTCCCGCTGACGGCGGCCGACTCCCGGATCACCGCCGGGGTGTTCGGTCTCCACTGGCCCGACCGGCTGGCCGAGGCGGCGAAGCGGATCACCGTCCCGGTGGAGTTCGCCATCCAGTGGGACGACGAGCACATCCCGCGCCAGGCCGCTCTGGCGCTGTTCGACGCCTTCGCCTCTGCGGAGAAGACGCTGCACGCCAACGTGGGCAAGCACAAGGAGCTGCCCAGGTTCGAGGCCGACAGCGCGGTCCGGTTCTTCGCGCGGCACCTCGGCCGAGCGTGA
- a CDS encoding AAA family ATPase produces MEGFVVVTGGPGSGKSTLIDRLERAGFARSQEAGRGVIQDQVAIGGRALPWQDVELFAEMMLCWEMRSYRSMQAQPGTVLFDRGIPDIVGYLRLEGRPVPPHLHTAARTFRYRRRVFIAPPWPEIYEQDTERKQSPAEAERTYESMVTTYAEYGYELVELPRVPVEERVRFVTEQLC; encoded by the coding sequence GTGGAGGGGTTCGTTGTGGTCACCGGAGGGCCCGGGTCCGGGAAGAGCACCTTGATCGACCGCTTGGAGCGGGCGGGTTTCGCGCGGTCCCAGGAGGCCGGGCGAGGCGTCATCCAGGACCAGGTGGCCATCGGAGGCCGCGCGCTGCCCTGGCAGGACGTCGAACTGTTCGCCGAGATGATGCTCTGCTGGGAGATGCGCTCCTACCGCAGCATGCAGGCGCAGCCGGGGACCGTCCTCTTCGATCGCGGGATCCCCGACATCGTCGGCTATCTCCGCCTTGAGGGACGGCCCGTCCCGCCGCATCTGCACACCGCGGCGCGCACCTTCCGCTACCGGCGGCGCGTGTTCATCGCCCCGCCCTGGCCCGAGATCTACGAGCAGGACACCGAACGCAAGCAGTCTCCGGCCGAGGCGGAACGGACCTACGAGTCCATGGTCACGACCTACGCCGAGTACGGCTACGAGCTGGTGGAACTGCCCCGCGTCCCCGTCGAGGAGCGCGTCCGGTTCGTCACCGAGCAGCTGTGCTGA